One part of the Truepera radiovictrix DSM 17093 genome encodes these proteins:
- a CDS encoding iron ABC transporter substrate-binding protein has protein sequence MPLFRVTTAVVLGALLGAALAQDLTVYSGRSEDFIAPLVERFEAETGLQVDVRYGNTAELAATLLEEGANSPADVFFPQDGGALGAVAREGLFAELPGELLERVDARFRSPEGLWVGVTGRARVLAYNTDSVSEDELPASVFELTEPQWQGRVGWAPTNASFQAFVTAMRLLEGEARTREWLEGMLANGVRAYEGNTPILEALGRGEIDAGITNHYYLYRFLEEQGESFPVRNHLFEGGDVGSLINVAGVGVLASSDQRENAEAFVAYLLEDDAQTYFTETVFEYPLVPGIPTNELLVPLEEIETPEIDLSNLDDLEATLELLEEVGAL, from the coding sequence ATGCCGCTTTTTCGGGTGACGACCGCCGTAGTGCTCGGGGCGCTGTTGGGCGCCGCGCTGGCCCAGGACCTGACGGTCTACTCGGGCCGCTCGGAGGACTTTATCGCCCCCTTGGTCGAGCGCTTCGAGGCGGAGACGGGGTTACAGGTCGACGTGCGCTACGGCAACACCGCGGAGCTCGCCGCGACGCTCCTCGAAGAGGGGGCCAACTCGCCCGCGGACGTCTTTTTCCCGCAAGATGGCGGCGCGCTCGGGGCGGTCGCGCGCGAGGGGCTCTTCGCCGAACTGCCCGGTGAGCTGTTGGAGCGCGTCGACGCCCGCTTCCGCTCCCCCGAGGGGCTCTGGGTCGGGGTCACGGGCCGCGCCCGCGTGCTCGCGTACAACACCGACAGCGTCAGCGAGGACGAGCTGCCCGCGAGCGTCTTTGAGCTCACCGAGCCCCAGTGGCAGGGGCGCGTCGGTTGGGCGCCGACGAACGCCTCGTTCCAGGCGTTCGTCACCGCCATGCGGCTTTTGGAGGGCGAGGCGCGCACCCGCGAGTGGCTAGAGGGGATGCTCGCCAACGGCGTGCGGGCGTACGAGGGCAACACCCCTATCCTCGAGGCGCTCGGCCGCGGGGAGATCGACGCCGGCATCACCAACCACTACTACCTCTACCGCTTTCTAGAGGAGCAGGGCGAGAGCTTCCCGGTGCGCAACCACCTCTTCGAAGGCGGCGACGTCGGCTCGCTCATCAACGTCGCCGGCGTCGGCGTGCTCGCGAGCAGCGACCAGCGCGAAAACGCCGAGGCGTTCGTGGCCTACCTTTTAGAGGACGACGCGCAGACCTACTTTACCGAGACCGTGTTCGAGTACCCGCTCGTCCCCGGCATCCCGACCAACGAGCTTCTGGTACCGCTCGAGGAGATCGAGACACCCGAGATCGACCTCTCGAACCTCGACGACCTCGAGGCGACCCTGGAGCTCCTCGAGGAGGTCGGTGCCCTTTAA
- a CDS encoding ABC transporter permease produces MNTPSPVRARLWPAGARRPPLVLLVPSLLVTALMLLPLLYLPLRAQDASGGMLAYLTRPRTLQILWNTLLLVTSVSVASLVIALPVAWLTLRTDLPGRRVWLVLAALPLVIPSYVGSFAYISAFATGGLLAWLPVRLPAQGFWGAFTVLTLFNYPYLLLALRAGMQGLDPSLEEASRSLGHTRWGVFWRVTLPLLRPAIAAGTVLVALYVLSDFGAVAMLRYDTFTRAIFVQYQNSFNRANAALLALVLVALMVLILAADQLVRGSKRVARVGSGVRRKAATVPLGRWKLPALLLMTLLVGTALVAPLSVVGVWFWRGVAGGQALTFSWPSVWNTVGVSAASALLSVVAALPIAVLAVRYPSPWSALVERLSYVGFALPGVVVGLAFVFFGVRYVPALYQTHAMLLTAYLVLFLPQAVANVRASLVQLSPNLEEAARSLGRSPWRTLVEVTLPLIRAGLLSGATLVFLTTMKELPVTLILHPTGFETLATNVWQKTFGAFFAQAAPYALAIVAVSAVSGGLLLWREGRS; encoded by the coding sequence GTGAACACCCCGTCACCCGTTAGGGCGCGCCTGTGGCCCGCCGGAGCGCGCCGCCCCCCCCTGGTGCTCCTCGTACCGAGCCTGCTCGTCACGGCGCTTATGCTCCTGCCGCTGCTCTACCTGCCGCTGCGCGCCCAGGACGCCTCGGGGGGGATGCTCGCCTACCTCACCCGACCGCGCACCTTGCAGATCCTGTGGAACACGCTGCTGCTGGTGACCAGCGTGTCGGTCGCGAGCCTCGTCATCGCGCTGCCGGTTGCCTGGCTGACGCTGCGCACCGACCTCCCCGGTCGGCGGGTGTGGCTGGTGCTGGCCGCCTTGCCTTTGGTGATCCCCAGCTACGTCGGGTCGTTTGCCTATATCTCGGCGTTCGCCACCGGCGGGCTGCTCGCTTGGCTCCCCGTGAGGCTCCCCGCGCAGGGCTTCTGGGGGGCGTTTACCGTCCTTACACTCTTTAACTACCCCTATCTGCTGCTCGCGCTGCGCGCCGGGATGCAGGGGCTCGACCCGAGCTTGGAGGAGGCGTCGCGCAGCCTCGGGCACACCCGTTGGGGGGTTTTCTGGCGCGTGACGCTGCCGCTGCTGCGCCCAGCCATCGCCGCGGGCACGGTGCTCGTCGCGCTCTACGTGCTCTCGGACTTCGGCGCCGTGGCCATGCTGCGCTACGACACCTTTACCCGCGCCATCTTCGTGCAGTATCAAAACTCGTTTAACCGCGCCAACGCCGCGCTGCTCGCCCTCGTGTTGGTGGCGCTGATGGTGCTGATCCTGGCGGCCGACCAGCTTGTACGCGGCAGCAAGCGCGTCGCCCGCGTCGGGTCGGGGGTGCGGCGCAAAGCGGCGACGGTGCCGCTCGGGCGCTGGAAGCTGCCCGCGCTGCTCCTAATGACGCTGCTCGTCGGTACGGCGCTCGTCGCCCCGCTCTCGGTCGTCGGGGTGTGGTTCTGGCGGGGCGTCGCGGGCGGCCAAGCGCTCACGTTTAGCTGGCCGAGCGTGTGGAACACGGTGGGCGTAAGCGCCGCGAGCGCCCTTTTAAGCGTCGTCGCGGCGCTCCCCATCGCGGTGCTCGCGGTGCGCTACCCGTCGCCCTGGAGCGCGCTCGTCGAGCGGCTCTCGTACGTCGGCTTCGCCCTCCCCGGGGTGGTCGTGGGGCTCGCCTTCGTGTTTTTCGGGGTGCGTTACGTGCCCGCGCTGTACCAGACGCACGCGATGCTGCTCACGGCCTACCTAGTGCTCTTTTTGCCTCAGGCGGTCGCCAATGTGCGCGCCTCGCTCGTGCAGCTAAGCCCCAACCTCGAGGAGGCCGCCCGCAGCCTCGGGCGCAGCCCCTGGCGCACGCTCGTCGAGGTGACGCTGCCGCTCATTCGCGCCGGGCTCTTAAGCGGCGCGACGCTGGTCTTTCTGACCACCATGAAAGAGCTCCCCGTCACCCTGATTTTGCACCCGACGGGTTTTGAGACCCTGGCGACCAACGTGTGGCAAAAGACCTTCGGCGCCTTTTTCGCGCAAGCCGCGCCGTACGCGCTGGCGATCGTCGCCGTGTCGGCGGTGTCGGGGGGGCTGCTGCTCTGGCGTGAAGGGCGGTCGTAG
- a CDS encoding DUF779 domain-containing protein translates to MASAEGATAPRRLERVAITPQAAALLRRLEALHGPLMFHQSGGCCDGSSPMCYPRGEFKVGGSDVFLGTVAGTPFYMSASQYAYWKHTHLTVDVVKGRGSGFSVEAPEGVRFLIRSRLFTDDELQQLAAEGDPPRGAP, encoded by the coding sequence ATGGCTAGTGCAGAGGGTGCAACCGCCCCCCGACGCTTGGAGCGCGTCGCCATCACCCCGCAGGCGGCGGCGCTTTTGAGGCGGCTCGAGGCGCTTCACGGCCCCCTGATGTTTCACCAGTCGGGCGGCTGCTGCGACGGCTCCTCGCCGATGTGTTACCCCCGCGGCGAGTTCAAGGTGGGCGGCTCCGACGTCTTTCTGGGCACCGTCGCGGGCACCCCCTTTTACATGAGCGCCTCGCAGTACGCCTACTGGAAGCACACCCACCTCACGGTGGACGTCGTCAAGGGGCGCGGGAGCGGCTTTTCCGTCGAAGCGCCTGAAGGGGTGCGCTTTTTGATCCGTTCGCGGCTCTTTACCGACGACGAGCTGCAGCAGCTCGCCGCCGAGGGCGACCCGCCGCGCGGCGCCCCCTGA
- the adh gene encoding aldehyde dehydrogenase, translating to MIQDVESRVSPPVTFKKRYDNFIGGEFVPPAKGQYFENPTPITGQVFCEVARSTAEDVERALDAAHAAKGAWGKTSVAERAAVLLKIAERLEENLETLAKIETWDNGKPIREALAADLPLAIDHFRYFAGAIRAQEGGISQIDDDTVAYHFHEPIGVVGQIIPWNFPILMAAWKLAPALAAGNCVVIKPAEQTPVGIMHVAELVADLLPAGVLNIVQGFGVEAGKPLASSPRVGKVAFTGETTTGRLIMQYASENLIPVTLELGGKSPNIFFEDVMREDDAFFDKCLEGFAMFALNQGEVCTCPSRALIQKSIYDAFMERALARVEKIRPGNPLDPNTVLGAQASNDQLEKILSYLDIGKQEGAKVLAGGERATLEGDLEGGYYVEPTVFEGHNQMRIFQEEIFGPVVSVTAFEDEAEALEIANDTLYGLGAGVWSRDANTCYRMGRGIQAGRVWVNNYHAYPAHAAFGGYKQSGVGRETHKMMLAHYQQTKNLLVSYSEQPLGFF from the coding sequence ATGATCCAGGATGTCGAGAGCCGCGTTTCCCCCCCCGTCACCTTTAAAAAGCGTTACGACAACTTTATCGGGGGCGAGTTCGTCCCCCCCGCGAAGGGCCAGTACTTCGAGAACCCGACCCCGATCACCGGCCAGGTGTTCTGCGAAGTGGCGCGTTCGACCGCCGAGGATGTCGAGCGGGCCCTCGACGCGGCGCACGCCGCGAAGGGCGCCTGGGGCAAGACCTCGGTCGCCGAACGCGCTGCGGTGCTCCTCAAGATCGCCGAACGCCTCGAGGAGAACCTCGAGACGCTCGCCAAGATCGAGACCTGGGACAACGGTAAACCGATCCGCGAGGCGCTCGCGGCCGACCTGCCCCTGGCCATCGACCACTTCCGCTACTTCGCCGGTGCGATTCGCGCCCAAGAGGGGGGGATCAGCCAGATCGACGACGACACCGTGGCGTACCACTTCCACGAACCGATCGGCGTGGTCGGGCAGATCATCCCCTGGAACTTCCCCATCTTGATGGCCGCCTGGAAGCTCGCGCCGGCGCTCGCGGCGGGTAACTGCGTCGTCATCAAACCCGCCGAGCAGACGCCCGTGGGCATCATGCACGTCGCCGAACTCGTCGCCGACCTCCTCCCCGCCGGGGTCCTCAACATCGTGCAGGGCTTTGGCGTCGAGGCCGGCAAACCGCTGGCGAGCTCCCCGCGCGTCGGCAAGGTCGCCTTTACGGGGGAGACCACCACGGGCCGCTTGATCATGCAGTACGCCTCGGAAAACCTCATCCCGGTGACCTTGGAGCTCGGCGGCAAGTCGCCGAACATCTTTTTCGAGGACGTCATGCGCGAGGATGACGCCTTCTTCGACAAGTGCTTGGAGGGCTTTGCGATGTTCGCCCTTAACCAGGGCGAGGTCTGCACCTGCCCCTCGCGGGCGCTCATCCAAAAGAGCATCTACGACGCCTTTATGGAGCGGGCGCTGGCGCGCGTCGAGAAGATCCGCCCCGGCAACCCCCTGGACCCCAACACGGTGCTCGGCGCGCAGGCTTCGAACGACCAGCTCGAGAAGATCCTCTCGTACCTCGACATCGGCAAACAAGAGGGCGCCAAGGTGCTCGCCGGCGGTGAGCGCGCGACGCTCGAGGGCGACCTCGAGGGGGGCTACTACGTCGAACCCACCGTCTTCGAGGGGCACAACCAGATGCGCATCTTCCAGGAGGAGATCTTCGGCCCGGTCGTCTCGGTGACCGCCTTCGAAGACGAGGCCGAAGCGCTCGAGATCGCCAACGACACCCTCTACGGCCTCGGCGCCGGGGTGTGGAGCCGCGACGCCAACACCTGCTACCGGATGGGGCGGGGGATCCAGGCGGGGCGCGTGTGGGTGAACAACTACCACGCCTACCCCGCACACGCGGCCTTCGGCGGTTACAAGCAGTCGGGCGTCGGGCGCGAAACCCACAAGATGATGCTCGCGCACTACCAGCAGACGAAGAACCTGCTGGTCTCCTATAGCGAGCAGCCGCTCGGCTTTTTCTAG
- the adhP gene encoding alcohol dehydrogenase AdhP, with product MPQTMKAAVVHAFHQPLTIDEVPVPEPGPGQIVMKVVASGVCHTDLHAAEGDWPVKPKLPLIPGHEGVGYVAAVGAGVKGISEGERIGVPWLYSACGRCEFCLSGRETLCEQQQNAGYSVDGGYAEYVLADPNYVGHLPDGLDFPEAAPVLCAGVTVYKGLKATEVRPGQWVAVSGIGGLGHMAVQYAKAMGMNVAAIDVADDKLELASRLGADYVVNARDADPAERIQRDLGGVHGALVTAVSARAFEQILGAVRRGATIAFNGLPPGSFPVPIFDVVLKGITLRGSIVGTRSDLNEALEFAGAGKVKANIRTEPLENVNAVFDEMRAGKISGRVVLQV from the coding sequence ATGCCCCAAACGATGAAAGCTGCCGTCGTGCACGCCTTTCACCAACCCCTGACGATCGACGAGGTGCCGGTGCCCGAACCCGGGCCGGGGCAGATCGTGATGAAAGTCGTCGCCTCGGGGGTGTGCCACACCGACCTGCACGCCGCCGAGGGCGACTGGCCGGTCAAACCCAAACTGCCGCTGATCCCCGGCCACGAGGGGGTCGGCTACGTCGCCGCCGTCGGGGCGGGCGTCAAGGGGATCAGCGAGGGGGAGCGCATCGGGGTGCCGTGGCTCTACAGCGCCTGCGGCCGCTGCGAGTTCTGCCTAAGCGGGCGCGAGACGCTCTGCGAGCAGCAGCAAAACGCCGGCTACTCGGTCGACGGGGGGTACGCCGAGTACGTGCTCGCCGACCCCAACTACGTGGGGCATTTGCCGGACGGGCTCGACTTCCCCGAAGCGGCCCCCGTGCTCTGCGCGGGCGTCACCGTCTACAAGGGGCTCAAAGCGACCGAGGTGCGCCCCGGGCAGTGGGTGGCGGTCTCGGGCATCGGGGGGCTCGGGCACATGGCGGTGCAGTACGCCAAAGCGATGGGGATGAACGTCGCAGCCATCGACGTCGCCGACGACAAGCTCGAGCTCGCGTCGCGCCTCGGCGCCGACTACGTGGTTAACGCCCGCGACGCCGACCCCGCCGAGCGCATTCAACGCGACCTCGGCGGGGTGCACGGCGCGCTCGTGACGGCTGTGTCGGCGCGCGCTTTCGAGCAGATCCTCGGGGCCGTGCGCCGCGGCGCGACGATCGCCTTTAACGGGCTGCCGCCGGGGAGCTTTCCGGTTCCGATCTTCGACGTCGTCCTAAAAGGCATCACGCTCCGCGGCTCGATCGTCGGCACGCGCAGCGACCTCAACGAGGCGCTCGAGTTCGCCGGCGCGGGCAAGGTCAAGGCGAACATCCGCACCGAACCCCTGGAGAACGTCAACGCGGTGTTCGACGAGATGCGCGCCGGCAAGATCAGCGGCCGCGTGGTGTTGCAGGTCTGA
- the aceB gene encoding malate synthase A, protein MTVEVQAKTPEAAQTVLSPGALEFLRALQREFGTRRRELLARRAARQRAFDAGEDPDFLPETRAVREGDWRVAEAPADLMDRRVEITGPAEPKMIINALNSGAKVFMADFEDALSPTWHNVLAGQRALAAAVRRTLVHEAQGKTYRLGEALATLVVRPRGWHLEERHVHVDGAPISASLFDFGLFLFGNAHELLERGSGPYFYLPKLESHLEARLWNDVFNFAQDYLRIPRGTIRATVLIETLPAAFEMDEILFELKDHAAGLNAGRWDYIFSFIKTFRARPDKLLPDRAQVTMTVPFMHAYTELLIKTCHKRGAHAMGGMAAFIPNRKDPEVTERALEKVREDKRREARAGCDGTWVAHPDLIPVAMAEFDAVLGDAPHQKARGREEVAVRAEDLVNADVPGGAVTEAGVRNNINVALQYLSAWLSGTGAAAIHNLMEDAATAEISRAQLWQWRTHGATLEGGERVSEALYRRLKDEELASLQGAHLETAAELLDHLVLNPEFETFLTLRAYAHLD, encoded by the coding sequence GTGACGGTTGAGGTACAGGCCAAAACGCCAGAGGCGGCGCAGACGGTCTTGAGCCCAGGGGCGCTCGAGTTTTTAAGGGCGCTCCAGCGCGAGTTTGGCACCCGGCGCCGCGAGCTCTTGGCGCGGCGCGCGGCGCGGCAGCGGGCCTTTGACGCGGGGGAAGACCCCGACTTTCTCCCCGAGACGCGCGCGGTGCGAGAGGGCGACTGGCGCGTCGCGGAGGCGCCCGCTGACCTGATGGACCGCCGCGTCGAGATCACCGGCCCCGCCGAACCCAAGATGATCATCAACGCGCTCAACTCGGGCGCAAAGGTCTTCATGGCCGACTTCGAGGACGCGCTGTCGCCGACGTGGCACAACGTCTTAGCGGGGCAGCGGGCGCTCGCCGCGGCGGTGCGGCGGACGCTCGTGCACGAAGCGCAGGGCAAGACCTACCGGCTCGGGGAGGCTTTGGCGACGCTCGTGGTGCGCCCCCGCGGGTGGCACCTCGAGGAGCGGCACGTGCACGTAGACGGCGCGCCGATCTCGGCGAGCCTCTTCGACTTCGGGCTCTTCTTGTTCGGCAACGCCCACGAGCTCCTCGAGCGCGGTTCGGGCCCTTACTTCTACCTGCCCAAGCTCGAGAGCCACCTCGAGGCGCGGCTCTGGAACGACGTCTTCAACTTCGCCCAGGACTACCTAAGAATCCCGCGCGGGACGATTCGGGCGACCGTCCTGATCGAGACGCTCCCCGCCGCCTTCGAGATGGACGAGATCCTCTTCGAACTCAAAGACCACGCCGCGGGGCTTAACGCCGGGCGCTGGGACTACATCTTCTCGTTTATCAAGACCTTCCGCGCGCGCCCCGACAAGCTCTTGCCCGACCGCGCGCAGGTCACCATGACGGTGCCCTTTATGCACGCCTACACGGAGCTGCTCATTAAAACGTGCCACAAGCGCGGGGCGCACGCCATGGGCGGAATGGCGGCCTTTATCCCCAACCGCAAGGACCCCGAGGTCACCGAGCGGGCGCTCGAAAAGGTGCGCGAGGACAAACGCCGCGAGGCTAGGGCGGGGTGCGACGGCACCTGGGTCGCCCACCCCGACCTCATCCCGGTCGCCATGGCCGAGTTCGACGCGGTGCTTGGGGACGCCCCCCACCAGAAGGCGCGCGGACGCGAGGAGGTCGCGGTGCGCGCCGAGGACCTCGTCAACGCCGACGTGCCCGGGGGGGCGGTGACCGAGGCGGGGGTCAGGAACAACATCAACGTGGCGCTGCAGTACCTCAGCGCGTGGCTCTCGGGTACGGGCGCCGCCGCCATCCACAACCTCATGGAGGACGCCGCGACGGCCGAGATCTCGCGCGCGCAGCTCTGGCAGTGGCGCACGCACGGGGCGACGCTCGAGGGAGGCGAGCGGGTCTCCGAGGCGCTCTACCGGCGCCTCAAAGATGAGGAGCTGGCCAGCCTTCAAGGGGCGCACCTCGAAACGGCGGCCGAGCTGCTCGATCACCTCGTGCTAAACCCCGAGTTCGAAACCTTTTTGACCCTGCGCGCTTACGCGCACCTCGACTAG
- the aceA gene encoding isocitrate lyase, with amino-acid sequence MSQPQTTQDAQTLASLWSTDPRWSGIERPYSAEEVLALRPSVKVEYTLARRGAEKLWDLLHTEPYVNTFGALTGAQAVQMVKAGLKAIYLSGWQVAADANLAAHTYPDQSLYPANSVPAVVRRLNNALMRADQIDKLEGNTATDYYAPIVADAEAGFGGPLNAFELMRAMIEAGAAGVHFEDQLASEKKCGHLGGKVLVPTGTFIRTLAAARLAADVMDVPTVLIARTDAHAATLLTSDVDERDHPFLTGERTPEGYFYVRPGLEASVARALAYAPYADLIWMETSTPDLEEARRFAEAVHEHFPGKGLAYNCSPSFNWRRHLDDATIAAFQRELGAMGYRFQFITLAGWHTLNLRTFELARGYAESGMSAYVALQEEEFARERDGYTATRHQREVGTGYFDRVLQTATAGQASTAALVGSTEAEQFH; translated from the coding sequence ATGTCGCAGCCCCAAACGACCCAAGACGCCCAAACCCTAGCGAGCCTCTGGTCCACCGACCCGCGCTGGAGCGGGATCGAGCGGCCCTACAGCGCCGAGGAGGTGCTCGCCCTGCGCCCCTCGGTCAAGGTCGAGTACACCCTCGCGCGCCGCGGCGCCGAAAAGCTCTGGGACCTGCTGCACACCGAGCCCTACGTGAACACCTTCGGCGCGCTCACCGGCGCCCAGGCCGTGCAGATGGTCAAAGCGGGCCTTAAAGCCATCTACCTCTCGGGGTGGCAGGTCGCCGCCGACGCCAACCTCGCCGCCCACACCTACCCCGACCAGAGCCTCTACCCCGCCAACAGCGTCCCGGCCGTGGTGCGGCGCCTCAACAACGCCCTCATGCGCGCCGATCAGATCGACAAGCTAGAGGGCAACACCGCGACCGACTACTACGCGCCCATCGTCGCCGACGCCGAGGCGGGTTTTGGCGGCCCCCTCAACGCCTTTGAGCTGATGCGCGCGATGATCGAAGCGGGTGCCGCCGGGGTGCACTTCGAGGACCAGCTCGCGAGCGAGAAAAAGTGCGGCCACCTAGGCGGCAAGGTGCTCGTACCGACCGGCACCTTTATCCGCACGCTGGCCGCCGCGCGCCTCGCCGCGGACGTCATGGACGTGCCGACGGTGCTGATTGCCCGCACCGACGCGCACGCCGCCACGCTCCTGACTTCTGACGTCGACGAGCGCGACCACCCCTTCCTCACCGGCGAACGCACCCCCGAGGGGTACTTCTACGTCCGGCCGGGGCTCGAGGCCTCCGTCGCGCGGGCGCTCGCCTACGCCCCGTACGCCGACCTCATCTGGATGGAGACCTCGACGCCCGACCTGGAAGAAGCGCGGCGGTTCGCCGAGGCGGTCCACGAGCACTTCCCTGGCAAGGGGTTGGCCTACAACTGCTCGCCCTCGTTTAACTGGCGGCGCCACCTCGACGACGCCACCATCGCCGCGTTCCAGCGCGAGCTGGGCGCCATGGGGTACCGCTTCCAGTTCATCACCCTGGCGGGGTGGCACACCCTCAACCTGCGCACCTTCGAGCTCGCGCGTGGCTACGCCGAATCCGGTATGAGCGCCTACGTCGCGCTCCAAGAGGAGGAGTTCGCCCGCGAACGCGACGGCTACACCGCGACGCGCCACCAGCGCGAGGTCGGCACGGGTTACTTCGACCGCGTGCTGCAGACCGCCACCGCCGGGCAAGCGTCGACCGCCGCGCTGGTCGGCTCGACCGAAGCGGAGCAGTTTCACTAG